Proteins encoded in a region of the Candidatus Neomarinimicrobiota bacterium genome:
- the gcvPA gene encoding aminomethyl-transferring glycine dehydrogenase subunit GcvPA, with protein sequence MGSSSAESNQFVPFTPEIEQEMLDAMGLSSFEELLETIPVELRVKGDLSLPSRMSEMEATENMRTLAGRNTSVSDTLSFLGGGSYDHFVPAAVPYLASRSEFATSYTPYQAEVSQGTLQVIYEFQTMICEITGMDIANASLYDGASAVAEACLLAGRVNGKTKVLLSEGLYASYRNVVETYLEYSPLEVVIMPASDGLTDLEWLRGRLDEEVSSVVIQSPNRFGLIEMWKDVGQLCDDSQALFVAVGDPLSFGMFAPPGECMADVYAGEGQVLGSPVSMGGPYLGLFAVRQEHLRKVPGRLVAVAKDVDSKSGFVLALQTREQHIRREKATSNICTNQGLVALSATIYLALLGREGFKAAADLCFQKSHYAANEIEKLSGFSIPFGERFFKEFVVKCPVPSQTILDEGLKTKMQAGTVLEDDPQFLRVAITEKHTTEAIDTFVSFLRRFEQ encoded by the coding sequence ATGGGAAGCTCATCAGCTGAATCGAATCAATTTGTTCCGTTCACGCCGGAGATCGAGCAGGAGATGCTCGATGCGATGGGGCTCAGCTCTTTTGAAGAGCTGCTGGAGACCATTCCTGTCGAATTACGCGTAAAAGGTGATCTTTCACTCCCGTCGCGGATGTCTGAAATGGAAGCCACCGAAAATATGAGGACGCTTGCCGGGAGGAACACTTCCGTTAGCGATACGCTTTCTTTCCTCGGCGGCGGATCTTATGATCATTTTGTCCCCGCGGCAGTTCCCTACCTGGCGTCACGCTCGGAATTTGCTACTTCTTATACACCATACCAGGCGGAGGTGAGCCAGGGTACCCTGCAGGTCATCTACGAATTTCAGACAATGATCTGTGAGATCACGGGAATGGATATAGCCAATGCATCGCTTTATGATGGTGCATCGGCTGTTGCGGAAGCTTGCCTCCTGGCCGGAAGAGTCAACGGTAAGACGAAAGTATTGCTGTCCGAGGGACTTTATGCCAGCTACCGTAATGTAGTGGAAACCTATCTTGAATACTCGCCTCTTGAGGTAGTGATCATGCCCGCCAGCGATGGCCTCACTGATCTGGAATGGCTTCGCGGTCGTCTTGATGAAGAAGTCTCATCTGTTGTCATACAGTCGCCTAACCGGTTTGGACTGATCGAGATGTGGAAAGATGTTGGACAACTTTGTGATGATTCTCAGGCGCTCTTCGTGGCGGTGGGCGATCCTCTTTCTTTTGGGATGTTTGCACCTCCGGGTGAATGTATGGCCGACGTGTACGCGGGAGAGGGGCAAGTCTTAGGTTCACCCGTTTCCATGGGAGGGCCTTATCTCGGTCTGTTTGCCGTACGGCAGGAGCATCTGAGGAAAGTTCCTGGCAGGCTTGTGGCCGTCGCGAAAGACGTAGATAGTAAAAGCGGATTTGTCCTCGCCCTCCAAACACGGGAACAGCACATCCGCCGTGAGAAGGCCACCTCAAATATCTGTACGAATCAGGGACTTGTAGCCCTCAGCGCCACAATCTATCTTGCTCTCCTCGGCAGGGAAGGATTCAAGGCGGCGGCAGATCTCTGTTTCCAGAAGAGCCACTATGCCGCAAACGAAATAGAGAAACTGTCCGGCTTTTCGATCCCGTTCGGCGAACGCTTCTTTAAAGAATTTGTTGTAAAATGCCCCGTTCCGTCGCAAACTATCCTCGATGAAGGGTTAAAGACTAAGATGCAGGCGGGAACAGTACTTGAGGATGATCCGCAATTCCTGAGAGTCGCCATTACTGAAAAACATACCACAGAAGCTATTGACACATTTGTCTCGTTCCTAAGGAGATTTGAACAGTGA
- the gcvH gene encoding glycine cleavage system protein GcvH, with amino-acid sequence MNTPADLHYVDTHEWLSIDVLTATVGITDYAQRELGDIIFVELPEIGTEVKIGEPFAVIEAVKTVTDLFVPVSGTVAEINGSLEDSPEKINEDPYGEGWIVRIEMSDPSEGKSLLSADDYGKLIS; translated from the coding sequence ATGAACACACCTGCCGATCTTCACTACGTTGATACACATGAATGGCTCTCTATCGATGTGCTGACGGCAACCGTAGGCATCACTGACTATGCCCAAAGAGAGCTGGGAGATATTATATTTGTGGAACTTCCAGAGATAGGAACAGAAGTTAAGATAGGTGAACCGTTTGCTGTTATCGAGGCTGTCAAAACGGTTACCGATCTCTTTGTCCCTGTTTCAGGAACTGTTGCTGAAATAAACGGTTCTCTCGAAGACAGCCCCGAGAAGATAAATGAAGATCCTTACGGAGAAGGCTGGATTGTCAGGATTGAGATGTCGGATCCATCAGAGGGAAAATCGTTACTTAGTGCGGATGACTATGGGAAGCTCATCAGCTGA